The Arachis hypogaea cultivar Tifrunner chromosome 14, arahy.Tifrunner.gnm2.J5K5, whole genome shotgun sequence genome has a segment encoding these proteins:
- the LOC112742552 gene encoding beta-amyrin 24-hydroxylase, with translation MLDIQVYLVLFLLWFISTILIKSLFTKPQSLRLPPGPPISLPLLGHAPYLRSLLHQALYKLSLRYGPLIHVLIGSKHVVVASSAEMAKQILKTNEESFCNRPIMIASESLTYGAADYFFIPYGTYWRFLKKLCMNELLSGRTLEHFVDTRQDEVEAFVRNILEISKTGKAIEMRHELIRHTNNIISRMTMGKKSIKSDDEVARLRKVIREVGELLGAFNLGDIVGFMRPFDLQGFGKKNWETHHQLDVMMEQVLKEHEEARSKSDSDRKKDLFDILLDLIEADGDNKLTRESAKAFALDMFIAGTNGPASVLEWSLAELIRNPHALKKAREEIDSVVGKDRLVKESDIPNLHYLQAVVKETLRLHPPTPIFAREALRSCQVEGYDIPQYSKIFVNAWAIGRDPNHWDNALEYLPERFLQTEEPGKSKIDVRGQYYQLLPFGSGRRSCPGTSLALLVIQGTLASLIQCFDWVVNDGKNNGVDMSEEGRVTVFLAKPLKCKPVARFAPFSSA, from the exons ATGCTCGATATTCAAGTCTACCTTGTGTTGTTCCTTCTATGGTTCATCTCCACcattttaattaaatctttattcACAAAACCCCAAAGTCTTAGGCTACCCCCAGGTCCCCCAATTTCCTTGCCGCTTCTTGGACACGCTCCTTACCTCCGATCCCTCCTTCACCAAGCGCTATACAAACTATCACTTCGCTATGGACCCCTTATTCATGTTCTCATTGGTTCCAAGCACGTCGTGGTTGCTTCGTCAGCAGAAATGGCCAAGCAAATCCTTAAGACCAATGAGGAATCCTTTTGCAACCGGCCAATCATGATCGCGAGTGAGAGCTTGACGTATGGTGCCGCCGACTACTTCTTCATTCCGTACGGAACATACTGGAGGTTCCTGAAGAAGCTCTGCATGAACGAGCTCCTCAGTGGGAGAACCCTAGAACATTTCGTTGACACTCGCCAAGACGAAGTGGAGGCGTTTGTGAGGAACATTCTAGAAATATCTAAAACCGGTAAGGCGATCGAGATGAGGCACGAGTTGATAAGGCACACAAATAACATAATTTCGAGGATGACAATGGGAAAGAAGAGCATCAAGAGCGACGACGAGGTTGCcaggttgaggaaggtgattaGGGAAGTTGGGGAGCTTCTTGGAGCGTTTAATTTGGGGGATATAGTTGGTTTCATGAGGCCTTTTGATCTTCAAGGGTTTGGGAAGAAGAACTGGGAAACACATCACCAATTGGATGTAATGATGGAGCAGGTTTTGAAGGAGCACGAAGAGGCAAGGTCAAAGTCTGATAGTGACAGGAAGAAGGATCTCTTTGACATTCTCTTGGACCTCATTGAAGCAGATGGTGATAATAAACTCACTAGAGAAAGTGCCAAAGCCTTCGCCTTG GACATGTTCATTGCGGGGACTAATGGGCCAGCAAGTGTGTTAGAGTGGTCACTGGCAGAGCTGATAAGGAACCCACACGCATTAAAGAAGGCAAGAGAAGAAATCGATTCTGTAGTTGGGAAGGACAGACTGGTGAAAGAATCAGATATACCAAATCTGCATTATCTCCAAGCAGTAGTCAAAGAAACTCTGAGGCTTCACCCACCAACACCGATCTTCGCAAGAGAAGCCTTAAGAAGCTGCCAAGTCGAAGGCTATGACATTCCTCAGTATTCCAAGATCTTTGTCAATGCTTGGGCCATTGGAAGGGACCCAAACCACTGGGACAACGCGCTCGAGTACCTTCCTGAGAGGTTCTTGCAAACGGAAGAACCTGGAAAGAGTAAAATCGATGTCAGGGGCCAATACTATCAGTTACTGCCTTTTGGGAGTGGAAGAAGAAGCTGCCCTGGCACCTCACTTGCATTGCTTGTTATACAAGGAACACTGGCGAGTTTGATTCAGTGCTTTGATTGGGTTGTTAACGATGGAAAAAATAATGGGGTTGATATGTCCGAGGAAGGAAGGGTAACTGTGTTTTTGGCAAAGCCGTTAAAGTGCAAGCCTGTTGCTCGCTTTGCTCCATTCTCATCGGCGTGA